From the Marinomonas sp. THO17 genome, one window contains:
- the tyrS gene encoding tyrosine--tRNA ligase encodes MTVSSNDLLTDLQARGLIAQMTSEEELKSHLASGSRTLYCGFDPTADSLHLGHLVPLLVLKRFQDAGHNPIALVGGATGLIGDPSFKAAERQLNTSDVVAGWAQKIRDQVSQFVKFDEVSNPARVVNNLDWAGQMNVLDFLREIGKHFSVNAMINKESVQQRLNREGAGISFTEFSYALLQGMDFAELNREYDCTIQIGGSDQWGNIVGGIDLSRRQNQAQVFGMTVPLVTKADGTKFGKTESGAVWLDPKKTSQYAFYQFWMNTADADVYKFLKYFTFLSMEDIDAIEQADKESMGKPQAQSILAREATRLVHGEEGLAAAERITQALFSGEAEQLSEQDLEQIQLDGLPSSSLAEANLAETPLTSLLAEAGLAASGKQVKDALQRNSVFVNGEAKGMDDNMSAADIFSSVKGYYGKFFLVKLGKKKHHLFTL; translated from the coding sequence ATGACAGTAAGCAGTAACGATCTTTTAACCGACTTGCAAGCTCGTGGTTTGATCGCGCAGATGACCTCAGAAGAAGAGCTGAAATCCCATTTAGCGAGTGGCAGTCGTACGCTTTATTGTGGTTTTGATCCAACTGCAGATAGCCTACACCTTGGTCACCTAGTTCCCTTATTGGTATTGAAGCGTTTTCAAGATGCTGGACACAATCCGATTGCACTTGTTGGTGGCGCGACAGGTTTGATTGGCGACCCAAGTTTTAAAGCGGCAGAACGTCAATTAAATACCTCAGATGTAGTGGCAGGCTGGGCGCAGAAAATCCGTGATCAAGTCAGTCAGTTTGTAAAGTTTGATGAGGTGTCTAACCCAGCTCGTGTGGTCAATAATCTTGATTGGGCGGGGCAAATGAATGTGCTTGATTTCCTACGTGAAATTGGTAAGCACTTTTCAGTGAATGCCATGATCAATAAAGAATCGGTACAACAGCGTTTGAATCGAGAAGGTGCTGGGATTTCTTTTACTGAGTTTTCTTACGCCTTATTACAAGGGATGGACTTTGCTGAATTGAATCGTGAATACGATTGCACAATTCAAATTGGTGGTAGTGATCAATGGGGCAACATAGTGGGTGGTATTGACCTTTCTCGCCGTCAAAACCAAGCTCAAGTGTTCGGTATGACAGTTCCACTGGTGACAAAAGCGGATGGCACTAAATTTGGTAAGACTGAGTCTGGTGCTGTTTGGTTGGATCCGAAGAAAACCTCTCAATATGCTTTCTACCAGTTCTGGATGAATACAGCTGACGCCGATGTGTATAAATTCTTGAAATACTTCACCTTCCTGAGCATGGAAGATATTGATGCCATTGAACAAGCTGATAAAGAAAGTATGGGTAAGCCACAAGCTCAGTCTATCTTGGCGCGTGAGGCAACACGTTTGGTGCATGGTGAAGAGGGGTTGGCAGCGGCTGAACGTATCACTCAAGCCTTGTTTAGTGGTGAAGCTGAACAATTAAGTGAGCAAGATCTTGAGCAAATTCAATTAGATGGTTTGCCAAGCAGCTCACTTGCTGAGGCAAATCTTGCAGAAACGCCTTTAACCAGTTTGCTGGCAGAAGCTGGATTAGCAGCTTCTGGTAAACAGGTAAAAGATGCATTGCAGCGTAACTCTGTATTTGTAAATGGTGAAGCAAAAGGCATGGACGATAACATGTCTGCTGCCGACATCTTCTCTTCTGTTAAAGGTTACTATGGCAAATTCTTCCTCGTAAAATTGGGTAAGAAAAAGCATCACTTGTTTACTTTGTAA
- a CDS encoding peptidoglycan DD-metalloendopeptidase family protein, producing the protein MIKFLPTKHLLLIAVVCVFLAIVLIAIPADEAIEETPFSISANLQMVDQSEINLSNQQELTPKSHIMPSITNTGIISGYDVPAPENLIKKNSPATFKDHSITVNAGDSLSKLLSSKGITPQDIYKLSQADKKQKSLLRMMPGQVLNFTTNEKTGELTKLILVQNLLNSVTFERQNNAFKRSAISRTPDIVHTYKEAEINSSLFVDGLKAGISQPLIIEIANIFGWDIDFALDIRKGDSLSVLYEEKFLDGEKIGNGNIIAAQFINNGRTFQAIRFKTKKGAHYYTPDGLAMRKAFIRTPVDFTRISSKFNPNRLHPIFKTSRPHRGVDYAAASGTPVKAAGDGKISFVGKQNGYGNVVIIDHGRGYQTLYAHLRGFARGVKRGARVKQGKIIAYVGQTGWATGPHLHYEFRINGVHKNPVTVKLPNDDPMPKSDLKRYLPYAQQVIATLTNSHSPSFARKLAALKQ; encoded by the coding sequence TTGATTAAATTTCTACCCACTAAGCACCTACTTCTTATTGCTGTGGTATGCGTCTTCTTAGCTATTGTCCTAATTGCTATTCCAGCAGACGAAGCTATTGAAGAAACACCCTTTTCTATCAGTGCCAACCTACAAATGGTGGATCAGTCTGAAATTAACTTATCAAATCAACAAGAATTAACCCCCAAAAGTCACATTATGCCGTCCATTACCAATACCGGCATTATTTCTGGCTACGATGTTCCAGCGCCTGAAAATCTCATAAAAAAGAATAGCCCTGCTACTTTTAAAGATCATTCTATTACCGTAAATGCTGGAGATTCTTTATCAAAACTGCTTTCCAGCAAAGGCATCACTCCCCAAGACATATACAAATTGTCTCAAGCAGACAAAAAACAAAAATCTTTACTGCGCATGATGCCGGGTCAAGTACTTAACTTCACGACCAATGAAAAAACCGGTGAACTCACCAAATTAATCTTGGTACAAAATCTTTTAAACAGTGTCACCTTTGAACGCCAAAACAATGCTTTCAAGCGCAGCGCTATTTCGCGCACGCCAGACATAGTACATACTTACAAAGAAGCTGAAATCAATAGTTCTTTATTTGTTGACGGTCTAAAAGCGGGCATTAGCCAACCTCTCATCATTGAAATTGCTAATATTTTTGGCTGGGACATCGACTTCGCCTTAGACATTCGTAAAGGAGATAGTCTAAGCGTGCTTTATGAAGAAAAATTTCTCGACGGAGAGAAAATCGGCAATGGCAACATCATAGCTGCCCAATTCATCAATAATGGTCGTACCTTTCAAGCCATTCGTTTTAAAACCAAAAAAGGTGCGCATTATTACACACCTGATGGTCTAGCGATGCGCAAAGCCTTTATTCGTACACCTGTCGATTTCACTCGTATTTCTTCAAAATTCAATCCAAACCGCTTACATCCAATCTTTAAAACCAGCCGTCCTCACCGGGGTGTTGATTATGCTGCTGCAAGTGGCACACCTGTCAAAGCAGCTGGTGATGGCAAAATATCTTTTGTTGGTAAGCAGAATGGCTATGGGAATGTGGTCATTATTGATCATGGTCGTGGCTACCAAACCCTTTACGCCCACCTAAGAGGCTTTGCTCGAGGCGTCAAACGCGGCGCGAGAGTCAAACAAGGTAAAATCATTGCCTATGTTGGACAGACAGGCTGGGCAACAGGCCCTCACCTACATTACGAATTCCGTATCAATGGTGTACATAAAAACCCTGTGACAGTAAAACTGCCTAACGACGATCCGATGCCAAAGAGTGATTTGAAAAGGTACTTGCCTTATGCTCAACAAGTAATTGCCACGTTAACCAATTCACATTCTCCCTCCTTTGCTCGTAAATTAGCGGCGCTGAAACAATAA